Proteins encoded by one window of Carassius auratus strain Wakin chromosome 8, ASM336829v1, whole genome shotgun sequence:
- the LOC113106762 gene encoding melanocortin receptor 3-like, whose translation MNDSYLQFLERQKPANSTSLPPNGSTVDPPAGALCEQVQIQAEVFLTLGIVSLLENILVILAVVKNKNLHSPMYFFLCSLAAADMLVSVSNSLETIVIAILSSRLLVASDHFVRLMDNVFDSMICISLVASICNLLAIAIDRYVTIFYALRYHSIVTVRRALVAIAAIWLVCVVCGIVFIVYSESKTVIVCLITMFFAMLVLMATLYVHMFLLARLHVQRIAALPPAAAGNPAPRQRSCMKGAVTISILLGVFVCCWAPFFLHLILLVSCPHHPLCLCYMSHFTTYLVLIMCNSVIDPLIYACRSLEMRKTFKEILCCFGCQPPL comes from the coding sequence ATGAACGACTCATACCTGCAGTTTCTtgaaaggcagaaacctgcaaaCAGCACATCTTTGCCTCCTAATGGCAGCACCGTTGATCCTCCAGCAGGGGCACTGTGCGAGCAGGTTCAAATCCAGGCAGAGGTTTTTCTCACCTTGGGTATTGTGAGTCTTCTGGAGAACATCCTTGTCATCTTGGCCGTGGTCAAGAACAAGAACCTTCACTCTCCGATGTATTTTTTCCTGTGCAGCCTGGCTGCCGCGGACATGTTGGTGAGTGTTTCGAACTCTTTGGAGACCATTGTCATTGCCATACTAAGCAGTCGCCTTTTGGTGGCCAGTGACCATTTTGTGCGTTTGATGGACAATGTGTTTGATTCAATGATCTGTATTTCTCTCGTGGCATCAATCTGCAACCTCTTGGCGATTGCCATCGACCGCTACGTCACGATTTTCTACGCCTTGCGCTACCACAGCATAGTTACCGTACGCAGAGCGCTGGTGGCCATCGCTGCGATCTGGTTGGTGTGTGTGGTTTGTGGGATCGTCTTCATAGTGTACTCCGAGAGCAAGACCGTGATTGTTTGTCTGATCACAATGTTCTTTGCCATGCTGGTGCTCATGGCCACTCTCTACGTACACATGTTTCTTCTCGCCAGACTTCACGTCCAGAGAATCGCAGCATTACCCCCAGCGGCTGCCGGTAACCCAGCCCCACGTCAACGCAGCTGTATGAAGGGAGCCGTGACCATCTCCATCCTCCTCGgggtgtttgtgtgctgctgggCACCATTTTTCCTCCACCTCATTCTGCTGGTGTCCTGTCCACACCATCCGCTCTGCCTCTGCTACATGTCTCACTTCACCACGTACCTGGTCCTCATTATGTGCAACTCTGTGATTGACCCCCTCATCTACGCCTGCCGCAGTCTGGAAATGAGGAAGACCTTTAAGGAGATACTGTGCTGTTTTGGCTGTCAGCCTCCACTTTAG